A stretch of the Denticeps clupeoides chromosome 6, fDenClu1.1, whole genome shotgun sequence genome encodes the following:
- the LOC114792985 gene encoding dystrophin-related protein 2-like isoform X2, with product MMHRCSHMENHMEEPQPNNRDPHGPSEGDGRRQEDAGWIPSPEGSELKLQTYTPEEHEKLQTGRLHKWSGEGSDVLNCCETPSDARTWCEESEWSSGLQPSLQHSIDWLSLKEEELAEPLPLVGDVAALQQQREEYQVFVEEVKSRGPLIFSVLESAQDFLTQSSLLETEEDFIQYDHSHGENSVQWVWRQAGVVAALWERLMGLCTARHSRMEAAVVRLAELQSAMAALNLEVQEALGVQEAWEPLGGLLVDSLQDHIDAIKLFEEELAPLREAVRQINELAQQLSMYGVQLTTENTQLLQHLNHQCILLQISIDDRLRDLQEAHRCFGPKSQHFLSGSVQPPWERSVSPNKVPYYINHETQTTSWDHPKMIELYQAMANLNHIRFSAYRTAMKLHCLQKCLRLSKMSLGSVVAVCPRSEPRDMVVGLTSPVEVMGSGFMDVLEVIHALGALYASKEVEQQQELNVPLCVDLCLNWLLSVYDSGRTGRLHALSFKTGLVCLCQADIKDKCKFLFQEVSGADGRTDAPHLASLLQELMQIPRQLGEVAAFGGSNVEPSVASCFRMAPGRSSVGSSDFLEWMSLEPQSLVWLPLLQRVALAEHTLHHARCSVCKHSPIRGFRYRSLKQFNVDICQACFLSGRASKGKTLHYPIIEYYTPSTSGERIRDFAETLKNKFRSKDYFSRHPQRGYLALQSALGPERDITPSSSPKFPHADTHSRIEHFANSIISQKIIQLAQMEKQSCSFFSHSLDEDQYPVPHSSHCSGLSSPHLPRNTGKETQEELQQTLVMLEQQNRILQAEYRRLRWQYTEAEASPHLYKDSSGSPRSSGGQEVALLAEAKVLRQHKGRLETRMQILEDHNRQLESQLQRLRKVLLQSTDDSESSESMGSTCTPKEQEPLDRGPSTTDTEEVEMAAHQQDQEESDTASNLQQVIEQLRTSFQLDTGEGDFQLFTIS from the exons ATG ATGCACAGATGTTCCCACATGGAGAACCACATGGAGGAGCCCCAACCGAATAACCGTGATCCGCATGGACCTTCGGAAGGAGACGGCAGGAGGCAGGAGG ATGCTGGGTGGATCCCTTCTCCTGAAGGGTCTGAATTGAAACTGCAAACCTACACCCCAGAAGAGCATGAAAAGCTCCAGACCGGAAGACTTCACAAGTGGAGCGGTGAAGGCAGTGATGTGCTGAACTGCTGTGAAACCCCCTCAGACGCCAG AACCTGGTGTGAGGAATCCGAATGGAGTTCAGGTCTTCAGCCTTCCCTCCAGCACTCCATTGACTGGCTTTCTTTGAAGGAGGAAGAGTTGGCAGAACCCTTGCCACTTGTAGGCGACGTGGCAGCTCTGCAACAACAACGGGAAGAATACCAG GTCTTTGTTGAGGAGGTGAAATCCAGAGGTCCCTTAATTTTTTCAGTGTTGGAATCAGCCCAGGACTTCCTGACTCAGTCTTCTTTGCTAGAAACAGAAGAAGACTTCATCCAATATG ACCATTCCCATGGGGAGAATAGTGTACAGTGGGTGTGGCGACAGGCTGGAGTGGTGGCAGCATTGTGGGAGAGGCTAATGGGGCTCTGCACTGCCCGACACAGCCGGATGGAGGCTGCAGTAGTCAGGTTAGCTGAGCTCCAGAGCGCCATGGCTGCACTAAACCTGGAGGTGCAGGAGGCACTGGGAGTGCAGGAGGCCTGGGAACCATTGGGCGGGCTGCTGGTTGACTCACTACAGGACCACATTGATGCCATAAAG CTTTTTGAGGAAGAGCTGGCTCCCCTTAGGGAAGCGGTTCggcaaataaatgaattagCCCAACAACTCAGCATGTACGGAGTTCAGCTCactacagaaaacacacagtTGCTGCAACATCTCAACCATCAATGTATACTACTTCAG ATCTCCATAGATGACAGATTGAGAGACTTGCAGGAAGCACACAGATGTTTTGGACCCAAATCCCAACACTTTCTCTCtg GTTCAGTACAGCCGCCTTGGGAGAGATCTGTATCACCCAACAAAGTTCCATATTACATCAA CCATGAAACTCAGACCACGAGCTGGGACCACCCAAAGATGATAGAGCTCTATCAGGCCATGG CTAATCTGAATCACATCCGTTTTTCTGCCTACAGAACTGCAATGAAACTGCACTGTTTGCAGAAGTGTTTAAGAT TGAGCAAGATGAGTCTGGGCAGCGTGGTGGCTGTGTGCCCCAGGTCTGAGCCCAGAGACATGGTTGTTGGATTGACTAGCCCAGTGGAGGTCATGGGGTCAGGGTTCATGGATGTGCTGGAGGTCATCCATGCATTGG GTGCACTTTATGCAAGCaaggaggtggagcagcagcaggaacttAATGTCCCCCTGTGTGTGGACTTGTGTCTCAACTGGCTGCTCAGTGTGTATGACAG TGGACGCACTGGGAGATTACATGCCCTGTCCTTCAAGACTGGACTGGTGTGCCTGTGCCAAGCTGACATCaaagacaaatgcaaat TTTTGTTCCAGGAGGTGAGTGGAGCGGACGGCCGGACAGATGCTCCTCACCTGGCCAGCCTACTTCAGGAGCTGATGCAGATTCCGCGCCAGCTGGGTGAGGTGGCAGCCTTTGGTGGGAGCAACGTTGAGCCCAGTGTGGCCAGCTGCTTTCGCATG GCACCAGGCAGGAGCTCAGTGGGCTCGTCTGACTTTCTTGAGTGGATGAGCCTGGAGCCACAGTCACTGGTCTGGTTGCCCCTGCTGCAGCGAGTTGCATTAGCTGAGCACACACTGCACCACGCCCGCTGCTCTGTCTGCAAGCACAGTCCCATCCGTGGATTCAG GTACCGAAGCCTTAAACAATTTAATGTGGACATCTGCCAGGCCTGCTTTCTGTCCGGCCGTGCATCCAAGGGCAAAACTCTCCATTACCCCATTATAGAGTACTACACACCA AGCACATCTGGGGAGAGGATACGGGACTTTGCTGAGACATTAAAGAACAAATTTCGGTCAAAGGACTATTTCAGCAGGCATCCGCAGAGGGGGTATTTAGCCTTGCAGTCTGCTCTGGGCCCTGAGAGAGACATCAC CCCGAGTTCTTCTCCAAAGTTTCCGCATGCTGACACACACTCCAGAATCGAACATTTTGCCAACAG tataaTCAGCCAAAAAATCATTCA aCTGGCACAGATGGAAAAGCAAAGCTGTTCGTTCTTCAGCCACAGCCT GGATGAAGATCAGTATCCAGTTCCCCACTCCAGCCATTGTTCTGGACTCAGCTCCCCTCACCTGCCCAGAAATACTGGAAAAGAGACCCAGGAAGAGCTTCAGCAGACCCTGGTCATGTTGGAACAGCAGAACAG AATTTTGCAGGCAGAGTACAGAAGACTGAGGTGGCAGTACACGGAGGCTGAAGCCAGTCCTCACCTGTACAAAGACTCCTCGGGGTCGCCAAGGTCATCAGGGGGTCAGGAAGTGGCCCTGCTGGCTGAAGCCAAGGTTTTGAGGCAGCACAAAGGACGGCTGGAGACTAGAATGCAGATTCTAGAGGATCACAACCGGCAGCTGGAGTCACAGCTGCAAAGACTCAGAAAGGTTCTGCTGCAG TCAACAGATGATTCTGAGAGCAGCGAGTCAATGGGAAGCACATGCACACCTAAGGAGCAAGAGCCCCTGGACAGGGGACCAAGCACAACAGACACTGAAGAAGTGGAAATGGCAG CACATCAacaggaccaggaggagagTGACACCGCATCCAACCTTCAGCAGGTCATTGAGCAGCTAAGGACAAGCTTCCAATTAGACACTGGTGAGGGAGACTTCCAACTCTTCACAATCAGCTGA
- the LOC114792985 gene encoding dystrophin-related protein 2-like isoform X4: protein MHSQMHRCSHMENHMEEPQPNNRDPHGPSEGDGRRQEDAGWIPSPEGSELKLQTYTPEEHEKLQTGRLHKWSGEGSDVLNCCETPSDARTWCEESEWSSGLQPSLQHSIDWLSLKEEELAEPLPLVGDVAALQQQREEYQVFVEEVKSRGPLIFSVLESAQDFLTQSSLLETEEDFIQYDHSHGENSVQWVWRQAGVVAALWERLMGLCTARHSRMEAAVVRLAELQSAMAALNLEVQEALGVQEAWEPLGGLLVDSLQDHIDAIKLFEEELAPLREAVRQINELAQQLSMYGVQLTTENTQLLQHLNHQCILLQISIDDRLRDLQEAHRCFGPKSQHFLSGSVQPPWERSVSPNKVPYYINHETQTTSWDHPKMIELYQAMANLNHIRFSAYRTAMKLHCLQKCLRLSKMSLGSVVAVCPRSEPRDMVVGLTSPVEVMGSGFMDVLEVIHALGALYASKEVEQQQELNVPLCVDLCLNWLLSVYDSGRTGRLHALSFKTGLVCLCQADIKDKCKFLFQEVSGADGRTDAPHLASLLQELMQIPRQLGEVAAFGGSNVEPSVASCFRMAPGRSSVGSSDFLEWMSLEPQSLVWLPLLQRVALAEHTLHHARCSVCKHSPIRGFRYRSLKQFNVDICQACFLSGRASKGKTLHYPIIEYYTPSTSGERIRDFAETLKNKFRSKDYFSRHPQRGYLALQSALGPERDITPSSSPKFPHADTHSRIEHFANRLAQMEKQSCSFFSHSLDEDQYPVPHSSHCSGLSSPHLPRNTGKETQEELQQTLVMLEQQNRILQAEYRRLRWQYTEAEASPHLYKDSSGSPRSSGGQEVALLAEAKVLRQHKGRLETRMQILEDHNRQLESQLQRLRKVLLQSTDDSESSESMGSTCTPKEQEPLDRGPSTTDTEEVEMAAHQQDQEESDTASNLQQVIEQLRTSFQLDTGEGDFQLFTIS from the exons ATGCATTCACAGATGCACAGATGTTCCCACATGGAGAACCACATGGAGGAGCCCCAACCGAATAACCGTGATCCGCATGGACCTTCGGAAGGAGACGGCAGGAGGCAGGAGG ATGCTGGGTGGATCCCTTCTCCTGAAGGGTCTGAATTGAAACTGCAAACCTACACCCCAGAAGAGCATGAAAAGCTCCAGACCGGAAGACTTCACAAGTGGAGCGGTGAAGGCAGTGATGTGCTGAACTGCTGTGAAACCCCCTCAGACGCCAG AACCTGGTGTGAGGAATCCGAATGGAGTTCAGGTCTTCAGCCTTCCCTCCAGCACTCCATTGACTGGCTTTCTTTGAAGGAGGAAGAGTTGGCAGAACCCTTGCCACTTGTAGGCGACGTGGCAGCTCTGCAACAACAACGGGAAGAATACCAG GTCTTTGTTGAGGAGGTGAAATCCAGAGGTCCCTTAATTTTTTCAGTGTTGGAATCAGCCCAGGACTTCCTGACTCAGTCTTCTTTGCTAGAAACAGAAGAAGACTTCATCCAATATG ACCATTCCCATGGGGAGAATAGTGTACAGTGGGTGTGGCGACAGGCTGGAGTGGTGGCAGCATTGTGGGAGAGGCTAATGGGGCTCTGCACTGCCCGACACAGCCGGATGGAGGCTGCAGTAGTCAGGTTAGCTGAGCTCCAGAGCGCCATGGCTGCACTAAACCTGGAGGTGCAGGAGGCACTGGGAGTGCAGGAGGCCTGGGAACCATTGGGCGGGCTGCTGGTTGACTCACTACAGGACCACATTGATGCCATAAAG CTTTTTGAGGAAGAGCTGGCTCCCCTTAGGGAAGCGGTTCggcaaataaatgaattagCCCAACAACTCAGCATGTACGGAGTTCAGCTCactacagaaaacacacagtTGCTGCAACATCTCAACCATCAATGTATACTACTTCAG ATCTCCATAGATGACAGATTGAGAGACTTGCAGGAAGCACACAGATGTTTTGGACCCAAATCCCAACACTTTCTCTCtg GTTCAGTACAGCCGCCTTGGGAGAGATCTGTATCACCCAACAAAGTTCCATATTACATCAA CCATGAAACTCAGACCACGAGCTGGGACCACCCAAAGATGATAGAGCTCTATCAGGCCATGG CTAATCTGAATCACATCCGTTTTTCTGCCTACAGAACTGCAATGAAACTGCACTGTTTGCAGAAGTGTTTAAGAT TGAGCAAGATGAGTCTGGGCAGCGTGGTGGCTGTGTGCCCCAGGTCTGAGCCCAGAGACATGGTTGTTGGATTGACTAGCCCAGTGGAGGTCATGGGGTCAGGGTTCATGGATGTGCTGGAGGTCATCCATGCATTGG GTGCACTTTATGCAAGCaaggaggtggagcagcagcaggaacttAATGTCCCCCTGTGTGTGGACTTGTGTCTCAACTGGCTGCTCAGTGTGTATGACAG TGGACGCACTGGGAGATTACATGCCCTGTCCTTCAAGACTGGACTGGTGTGCCTGTGCCAAGCTGACATCaaagacaaatgcaaat TTTTGTTCCAGGAGGTGAGTGGAGCGGACGGCCGGACAGATGCTCCTCACCTGGCCAGCCTACTTCAGGAGCTGATGCAGATTCCGCGCCAGCTGGGTGAGGTGGCAGCCTTTGGTGGGAGCAACGTTGAGCCCAGTGTGGCCAGCTGCTTTCGCATG GCACCAGGCAGGAGCTCAGTGGGCTCGTCTGACTTTCTTGAGTGGATGAGCCTGGAGCCACAGTCACTGGTCTGGTTGCCCCTGCTGCAGCGAGTTGCATTAGCTGAGCACACACTGCACCACGCCCGCTGCTCTGTCTGCAAGCACAGTCCCATCCGTGGATTCAG GTACCGAAGCCTTAAACAATTTAATGTGGACATCTGCCAGGCCTGCTTTCTGTCCGGCCGTGCATCCAAGGGCAAAACTCTCCATTACCCCATTATAGAGTACTACACACCA AGCACATCTGGGGAGAGGATACGGGACTTTGCTGAGACATTAAAGAACAAATTTCGGTCAAAGGACTATTTCAGCAGGCATCCGCAGAGGGGGTATTTAGCCTTGCAGTCTGCTCTGGGCCCTGAGAGAGACATCAC CCCGAGTTCTTCTCCAAAGTTTCCGCATGCTGACACACACTCCAGAATCGAACATTTTGCCAACAG aCTGGCACAGATGGAAAAGCAAAGCTGTTCGTTCTTCAGCCACAGCCT GGATGAAGATCAGTATCCAGTTCCCCACTCCAGCCATTGTTCTGGACTCAGCTCCCCTCACCTGCCCAGAAATACTGGAAAAGAGACCCAGGAAGAGCTTCAGCAGACCCTGGTCATGTTGGAACAGCAGAACAG AATTTTGCAGGCAGAGTACAGAAGACTGAGGTGGCAGTACACGGAGGCTGAAGCCAGTCCTCACCTGTACAAAGACTCCTCGGGGTCGCCAAGGTCATCAGGGGGTCAGGAAGTGGCCCTGCTGGCTGAAGCCAAGGTTTTGAGGCAGCACAAAGGACGGCTGGAGACTAGAATGCAGATTCTAGAGGATCACAACCGGCAGCTGGAGTCACAGCTGCAAAGACTCAGAAAGGTTCTGCTGCAG TCAACAGATGATTCTGAGAGCAGCGAGTCAATGGGAAGCACATGCACACCTAAGGAGCAAGAGCCCCTGGACAGGGGACCAAGCACAACAGACACTGAAGAAGTGGAAATGGCAG CACATCAacaggaccaggaggagagTGACACCGCATCCAACCTTCAGCAGGTCATTGAGCAGCTAAGGACAAGCTTCCAATTAGACACTGGTGAGGGAGACTTCCAACTCTTCACAATCAGCTGA
- the LOC114792985 gene encoding dystrophin-related protein 2-like isoform X1, which translates to MHSQMHRCSHMENHMEEPQPNNRDPHGPSEGDGRRQEDAGWIPSPEGSELKLQTYTPEEHEKLQTGRLHKWSGEGSDVLNCCETPSDARTWCEESEWSSGLQPSLQHSIDWLSLKEEELAEPLPLVGDVAALQQQREEYQVFVEEVKSRGPLIFSVLESAQDFLTQSSLLETEEDFIQYDHSHGENSVQWVWRQAGVVAALWERLMGLCTARHSRMEAAVVRLAELQSAMAALNLEVQEALGVQEAWEPLGGLLVDSLQDHIDAIKLFEEELAPLREAVRQINELAQQLSMYGVQLTTENTQLLQHLNHQCILLQISIDDRLRDLQEAHRCFGPKSQHFLSGSVQPPWERSVSPNKVPYYINHETQTTSWDHPKMIELYQAMANLNHIRFSAYRTAMKLHCLQKCLRLSKMSLGSVVAVCPRSEPRDMVVGLTSPVEVMGSGFMDVLEVIHALGALYASKEVEQQQELNVPLCVDLCLNWLLSVYDSGRTGRLHALSFKTGLVCLCQADIKDKCKFLFQEVSGADGRTDAPHLASLLQELMQIPRQLGEVAAFGGSNVEPSVASCFRMAPGRSSVGSSDFLEWMSLEPQSLVWLPLLQRVALAEHTLHHARCSVCKHSPIRGFRYRSLKQFNVDICQACFLSGRASKGKTLHYPIIEYYTPSTSGERIRDFAETLKNKFRSKDYFSRHPQRGYLALQSALGPERDITPSSSPKFPHADTHSRIEHFANSIISQKIIQLAQMEKQSCSFFSHSLDEDQYPVPHSSHCSGLSSPHLPRNTGKETQEELQQTLVMLEQQNRILQAEYRRLRWQYTEAEASPHLYKDSSGSPRSSGGQEVALLAEAKVLRQHKGRLETRMQILEDHNRQLESQLQRLRKVLLQSTDDSESSESMGSTCTPKEQEPLDRGPSTTDTEEVEMAAHQQDQEESDTASNLQQVIEQLRTSFQLDTGEGDFQLFTIS; encoded by the exons ATGCATTCACAGATGCACAGATGTTCCCACATGGAGAACCACATGGAGGAGCCCCAACCGAATAACCGTGATCCGCATGGACCTTCGGAAGGAGACGGCAGGAGGCAGGAGG ATGCTGGGTGGATCCCTTCTCCTGAAGGGTCTGAATTGAAACTGCAAACCTACACCCCAGAAGAGCATGAAAAGCTCCAGACCGGAAGACTTCACAAGTGGAGCGGTGAAGGCAGTGATGTGCTGAACTGCTGTGAAACCCCCTCAGACGCCAG AACCTGGTGTGAGGAATCCGAATGGAGTTCAGGTCTTCAGCCTTCCCTCCAGCACTCCATTGACTGGCTTTCTTTGAAGGAGGAAGAGTTGGCAGAACCCTTGCCACTTGTAGGCGACGTGGCAGCTCTGCAACAACAACGGGAAGAATACCAG GTCTTTGTTGAGGAGGTGAAATCCAGAGGTCCCTTAATTTTTTCAGTGTTGGAATCAGCCCAGGACTTCCTGACTCAGTCTTCTTTGCTAGAAACAGAAGAAGACTTCATCCAATATG ACCATTCCCATGGGGAGAATAGTGTACAGTGGGTGTGGCGACAGGCTGGAGTGGTGGCAGCATTGTGGGAGAGGCTAATGGGGCTCTGCACTGCCCGACACAGCCGGATGGAGGCTGCAGTAGTCAGGTTAGCTGAGCTCCAGAGCGCCATGGCTGCACTAAACCTGGAGGTGCAGGAGGCACTGGGAGTGCAGGAGGCCTGGGAACCATTGGGCGGGCTGCTGGTTGACTCACTACAGGACCACATTGATGCCATAAAG CTTTTTGAGGAAGAGCTGGCTCCCCTTAGGGAAGCGGTTCggcaaataaatgaattagCCCAACAACTCAGCATGTACGGAGTTCAGCTCactacagaaaacacacagtTGCTGCAACATCTCAACCATCAATGTATACTACTTCAG ATCTCCATAGATGACAGATTGAGAGACTTGCAGGAAGCACACAGATGTTTTGGACCCAAATCCCAACACTTTCTCTCtg GTTCAGTACAGCCGCCTTGGGAGAGATCTGTATCACCCAACAAAGTTCCATATTACATCAA CCATGAAACTCAGACCACGAGCTGGGACCACCCAAAGATGATAGAGCTCTATCAGGCCATGG CTAATCTGAATCACATCCGTTTTTCTGCCTACAGAACTGCAATGAAACTGCACTGTTTGCAGAAGTGTTTAAGAT TGAGCAAGATGAGTCTGGGCAGCGTGGTGGCTGTGTGCCCCAGGTCTGAGCCCAGAGACATGGTTGTTGGATTGACTAGCCCAGTGGAGGTCATGGGGTCAGGGTTCATGGATGTGCTGGAGGTCATCCATGCATTGG GTGCACTTTATGCAAGCaaggaggtggagcagcagcaggaacttAATGTCCCCCTGTGTGTGGACTTGTGTCTCAACTGGCTGCTCAGTGTGTATGACAG TGGACGCACTGGGAGATTACATGCCCTGTCCTTCAAGACTGGACTGGTGTGCCTGTGCCAAGCTGACATCaaagacaaatgcaaat TTTTGTTCCAGGAGGTGAGTGGAGCGGACGGCCGGACAGATGCTCCTCACCTGGCCAGCCTACTTCAGGAGCTGATGCAGATTCCGCGCCAGCTGGGTGAGGTGGCAGCCTTTGGTGGGAGCAACGTTGAGCCCAGTGTGGCCAGCTGCTTTCGCATG GCACCAGGCAGGAGCTCAGTGGGCTCGTCTGACTTTCTTGAGTGGATGAGCCTGGAGCCACAGTCACTGGTCTGGTTGCCCCTGCTGCAGCGAGTTGCATTAGCTGAGCACACACTGCACCACGCCCGCTGCTCTGTCTGCAAGCACAGTCCCATCCGTGGATTCAG GTACCGAAGCCTTAAACAATTTAATGTGGACATCTGCCAGGCCTGCTTTCTGTCCGGCCGTGCATCCAAGGGCAAAACTCTCCATTACCCCATTATAGAGTACTACACACCA AGCACATCTGGGGAGAGGATACGGGACTTTGCTGAGACATTAAAGAACAAATTTCGGTCAAAGGACTATTTCAGCAGGCATCCGCAGAGGGGGTATTTAGCCTTGCAGTCTGCTCTGGGCCCTGAGAGAGACATCAC CCCGAGTTCTTCTCCAAAGTTTCCGCATGCTGACACACACTCCAGAATCGAACATTTTGCCAACAG tataaTCAGCCAAAAAATCATTCA aCTGGCACAGATGGAAAAGCAAAGCTGTTCGTTCTTCAGCCACAGCCT GGATGAAGATCAGTATCCAGTTCCCCACTCCAGCCATTGTTCTGGACTCAGCTCCCCTCACCTGCCCAGAAATACTGGAAAAGAGACCCAGGAAGAGCTTCAGCAGACCCTGGTCATGTTGGAACAGCAGAACAG AATTTTGCAGGCAGAGTACAGAAGACTGAGGTGGCAGTACACGGAGGCTGAAGCCAGTCCTCACCTGTACAAAGACTCCTCGGGGTCGCCAAGGTCATCAGGGGGTCAGGAAGTGGCCCTGCTGGCTGAAGCCAAGGTTTTGAGGCAGCACAAAGGACGGCTGGAGACTAGAATGCAGATTCTAGAGGATCACAACCGGCAGCTGGAGTCACAGCTGCAAAGACTCAGAAAGGTTCTGCTGCAG TCAACAGATGATTCTGAGAGCAGCGAGTCAATGGGAAGCACATGCACACCTAAGGAGCAAGAGCCCCTGGACAGGGGACCAAGCACAACAGACACTGAAGAAGTGGAAATGGCAG CACATCAacaggaccaggaggagagTGACACCGCATCCAACCTTCAGCAGGTCATTGAGCAGCTAAGGACAAGCTTCCAATTAGACACTGGTGAGGGAGACTTCCAACTCTTCACAATCAGCTGA